In the Victivallis sp. Marseille-Q1083 genome, one interval contains:
- a CDS encoding Xaa-Pro peptidase family protein, which yields MMKKAQLIVDGSERSADLLYGTGFMAADPFIYFHDGEQAGILVSALEHDRAKQQVKPGVEVYESTVFSASRHPADQILALAAARGIRHFETPGDFPLQLADRLRQDGLTVTPVAGGFFPERLYKSSAEVMEITLAQQAGEAGYRRARTIIAAAEIGRDDMLYWEGEPLTSERLRTAIDLEQVKRGALPGGTIVAGGRQGAEPHNRGNGVLYAHAPIVMDIFPRLQSTGYWGDLTRTLVKGSASGRVRAAFAAVLDARESAKAALKAGAVPSEIHALAAEILEKAGFPTWKRPDGRNCGFFHGLGHGVGLEIHEAPRLSPGNSVPLAGGEVVTVEPGVYDPEWGGMRLEDLVQVRENGCDCLTTVSTELEIE from the coding sequence TACGGTACCGGCTTCATGGCGGCCGATCCGTTCATTTATTTTCACGATGGGGAGCAGGCGGGCATTCTGGTGTCCGCGCTGGAGCATGACCGGGCGAAGCAGCAGGTGAAGCCGGGCGTTGAAGTGTACGAGAGTACCGTTTTTTCCGCTTCCCGCCATCCGGCCGACCAGATATTGGCGCTGGCGGCGGCGCGCGGCATCCGGCATTTCGAGACGCCCGGTGATTTTCCGCTGCAGCTGGCCGACCGGCTGCGGCAGGACGGCCTGACAGTAACTCCGGTTGCCGGCGGCTTTTTCCCGGAACGACTGTACAAGAGCAGCGCCGAGGTCATGGAAATCACTCTGGCGCAGCAGGCCGGGGAAGCCGGCTACCGGCGGGCCCGGACGATCATCGCCGCCGCCGAAATCGGCCGGGATGACATGCTTTACTGGGAAGGCGAACCGTTGACTTCCGAACGCCTCCGCACCGCCATCGATCTGGAACAGGTCAAACGCGGCGCGCTGCCGGGCGGGACGATTGTCGCCGGTGGGCGTCAGGGCGCGGAGCCGCACAACCGCGGCAACGGCGTTCTCTATGCCCATGCGCCGATTGTCATGGATATTTTTCCGCGGCTGCAATCGACCGGTTACTGGGGGGATTTGACTCGTACGCTGGTCAAGGGAAGCGCTTCCGGTCGGGTGCGGGCGGCGTTTGCCGCCGTGCTGGACGCCCGCGAGAGCGCCAAAGCGGCATTGAAAGCCGGCGCCGTTCCGTCGGAGATCCATGCGCTGGCGGCCGAAATTCTCGAAAAAGCCGGTTTCCCGACCTGGAAGCGTCCGGACGGCCGGAACTGCGGCTTTTTTCATGGACTGGGCCATGGAGTCGGACTGGAAATCCACGAAGCGCCCCGCTTGAGCCCCGGCAATTCGGTGCCGCTGGCCGGCGGCGAGGTAGTCACCGTCGAGCCGGGGGTTTATGATCCGGAGTGGGGCGGCATGCGGCTGGAGGATCTGGTGCAGGTCCGGGAGAACGGCTGCGACTGCCTGACGACGGTTTCCACCGAACTGGAGATCGAATGA